A DNA window from Grus americana isolate bGruAme1 chromosome 27, bGruAme1.mat, whole genome shotgun sequence contains the following coding sequences:
- the LOC129196946 gene encoding olfactory receptor 14J1-like has product LHYGTLLGSRACVHMAAAAWGSGFLYAVLHTANTFSIPLCQGNALDQFFCEIPQILKLSCSDTYLREVGLLILSCFLIFGCFVFIVLSYVEIFRAVLRIPSEQGRHKAFSMCLPHLAVVSLFVSTVIFSHLKPPSISSPSLDLVVAVLYSVVPPSIQNIF; this is encoded by the exons ctgcactacgggaccctcctgggcagcagagcttgtgtccacatggcagcagctgcctggggcagtgggtttctctatgctgtgctgcacacggccaatacattttctataccactctgccaaggcaatgccctggaccagttcttctgtgaaatcccccagatcctcaagctctcctgctcagacacctacctcagggaagttgggcttcttatattaagctgttttttaatatttggttgttttgttttcattgtgctgtcctatgtggaGATCTTCAGGGcagtgctgaggatcccctctgagcagggacggcacaaagccttttccatgtgcctccctcaccttgCTGTCgtctccctgtttgtcagcacTGTCATATTTTCTCACCtaaagcccccctccatctcctccccatccctggacctggtggtggcagttctgtactcggtggtgcctcca agtatCCAGAACATATTTTAG